The genomic region AACCATTTATTGATATTATATCATCTATTTAATGTTATATACCTCTGATTAGGTATAATACACTACTATCTTTGCAAACGAGTATTTCCAAAAAAGCAGAATAGAAGAGATTATTCGTCGTTCTCTTCCACACCGACAGCTGCCAGGAATCTCTTGACGACAGCTTCATTAACAAGTCTTAACAGTGTCTGGCGGTCTTTGGACGCACTGAATACTCCCAGTGGAATTTGTGCAGCTGCAGCAGTTGCATGTCCGCCACCTGCATCTTCACCGAAAGCTCTTTTCATGACGTCTCCAAGGTTAACTCTGATATCGTTACTGCGACCAGAGATGTATATCTTTTCTTCAGTCACTCCGAATACGATTGATGTTGAAATACCTTCAAGGTTAAGCAGGTAATCTGCTGCCTGTGGCAATGTATCCCTGTTACGGATACTTCCCACATTAGAGAGCAGATAACTTCCGATTACCTGTCTGCTGTTAATAGCTTCCCCAAGTACGTCCAGAGTTTCAATTGACATTGAAGGACGTTCCAGTTGTTCCAGTATATCGTGGTCAGATAACGGATAGAGATATGAAGCTGCAGAAAGGTCTGAAGAATCAGTATTTCTCTTAAAATCAAGGGTGTCGGTTCTTATACCATAGAGCAGTGCAGTAGCAAGCTCACTGTCAATATCTATATTGAGTTCCTGCAGGTATTTTGTGAGAATTGTAGCAGAAGCTCCTACATGTGGTCTGATATCGATGAAGTCTGCATCTATGTCAGCATCAGGAAGTGGGTGATGGTCGATTATAATATTCACATGAGTATCAAGTGGTAGCGAGTTGTTTGCGCCAGGCATTGAACAATCCACAAGTGCAAGGTTCTCGTAATTTGTAAATCCAACATCTTCGGACCTGAAAAGATCAATTCCAAGAAGGTTCACAAACGCCTTATTTTCCTGATGCCCGATTTCTCCGTGATAAATAATATCTGCAAGTACATTGAAAGATGATGCAATAGTTTTCAGTGCAAGGGCACTGGAAATAGCATCAGGATCCGGATTATCGTGGACAACAATACCGAGTTTTTTCCCCTTATTTGTCTCAAACCACTGAGTGAGCTTGTTACCTCTGCGCATAGCTTCTGCACGTTCAAGTGATCTTGAAAGGGATTTTGCCACCATTCTTGGAGGCATTATTACAAGGTCTGCTCCAATTGTCTCCATTTCCTGCATGTTAATTACATCAGGAGCTCTAACCACACAGTAGATATCAGGTGATACCTTTTCCCTGACATTTTTGAGGGCTATTTTGTTTGCCTTTGGATCAGAACTCAGGATTAGGATTCCTGCAAGGTTCTTGGTGTTGATCATTTCAAAAAGATTAGGATCACTTACATCACCAACCAGAGCTTCATATGCTTCCTCACGTAGTGTTTCAACCTTCTGTGAGTCCTTATCAACGATAATAAGCTCTTTGTCAAGTTCCCTGAGTTCCTTGGCTAATGCAAATCCAAAACTACCACTACCAAGAATCAGGTATGTGGGTTTGATTTTAGTTTTGTCAGTTGCGTTAATCTCCTTTGCAACGTTGTTAATAGAATAACCTCCATCTGGTTAAGGGTCATATTTGCATAAAACAATTTTGAATAAAATAACAGAAATAATACATTAACTGATAAATAGAATGCAAACTAAGGAATAAATAGGTAACTATGTTCTCTATCACTTCTTCTAAAATGCGTTCAATTGATGCTAATTGCGCATATCTTGGCTTAAGCCCTGTGCAGCTTATGGAAAATGCCGGTGCTGCAATTGCCCGGGAAATTATGTCTAAAATAAGGTATGGTAAAGTTCTTTTTGTAGCCGGCAGGGGAAATAATGGAGGAGATACCTTTGTTGCTGCACGTCATCTGGCAATGAACAGGAACTATGAAGTAAAACTGATACTTCTTGGTCACTCATCTCGTATAAGGACGGAAGAATCAAAACAGAACTTTTCTCTTCTCAGGTACAGCGGTCTTACAGAACTGATAGAAATTGCAGATTCAAAAGAACTTGAAAAATACCCTGGCTGGAAAAACAATGATATTATTGTTGACGGAATCCTGGGTTCCGGAATAAAAGGTGCTCCCAGAGAGCCAGAATCAACTGCAATTGACCTGATAAATTCTTCTAATTCATACATTATTTCTGTAGATTCTCCTTCGGGATATGGTATGGATGGTGCAGAAGTTGTCAAAAGCGTGATTGCAGATTTGACAATCACCTTCCACAGGATGAAAACAGGTCTTGAACTTCCAGATTCTGAAAAATACACCGGCCTGGTAAAAGTTGTTCCAATAGGTGTATGCAAAGATGCTGAAGAATATGTCGGCATGGGTGATCTTATATCCCTATCACGCAGAAACAGCGAAGCTCATAAAGGTAATTCAGGCCGAGTTCTTGTTATCGGCGGAGGTGCATATTATGGTGCTCCGGCCCTTGCAGCCATGGCAGCGCTTCGAACCGGTGCTGATATCGTAACAGTTGCTGTGCCGGAAAATGTTGCCGATACAGTTGCTTCGTTTTCACCAAATCTTATTGTAATACCACTTGAAGGTGACAGGTTAAATCCTTCAAATATTCCGGTTCTTGAAACTCTCCTTGAAACTCATGATGTTGCTGTAATTGGTCCTGGTCTTGGCAGAGACTCTGCAACTCTGGAAACGGTGGAGCAACTTCTTCCTATTTGCAGGAAAGCTGTTGTTGATGCGGATGCGCTTTTTGGATTGAAATTACCCGTAAAAAGTGAGGGTAAATTCATTCTGACACCGCATTCTGCTGAATTCTCATGTCTGTCAGGGTCCTCTGTTCCAAAAGAACTTGATTCTAAAAAGGCTGTTGTAGGCAGCTTTGCTTCTGATAAAGCCGTCACAGTTATTCTGAAAGGAAAAATTGATGTCATTTCCGATGGTTCAGTCACCCGGCTTAACAGGACAGGTAATGCCGGAATGGCGGTTGGTGGCACGGGAGATGTTCTTACCGGAATCATCGGTGCCCTCTTTGCAGTCAATGATGCGATAGATGCGGCTTTATGTGCGGTTTTCATCAGCGGCGCAGCCGGAGACCTTGCATTTCAGGAAAAAGGAAACGGTTTGCTTGCGACAGATATAATTGATCGGATTACCGATGTTATATCAGGTGTATTATAATGGGGCAGGAAAGCAGAAGAATTAGTGTGGATATTGAAAGAAAGTGGATACGCATCATTGTCAGTCATGGCAGGGATGAGGAAATACTTAAACTTTCAATTGATGAGGCTCGCAGTCTGAAAGAACAACTAAATACTACTATTGAGGATTACCTGCAGAGACAAAATATTAGAATTGATTAAAAACGGTGATTAATTGGAAGCTACATTCACACATATCGAGAACGACCGCGCGGTCATGGTAGACATCAGTAAAAAGGATATCATTGTGAGAAAGGCAATAGCTTCCGGGGAAATAGTTCTTAATGATGCAACCATTGAGAAGATTCGCTCGGGTAGCGTTGAAAAAGGAAATGTATTCTCCACCGCGCGCGTGGCTTCAATTCTTGCAGTAAAAAAGACACCGGAACTTATTCCTATGTGTCACCAGATTCCAATTACCAAGGTGGATGTGGACTTTTCAATTCATGGGAATATTGTCCGTGCAACTGTAGAGGTGCGTTCCGTTGGAAAAACAGGTGTTGAGATGGAGGCGCTTACAGGTGTCTCAGTTGCCCTGCTGACTGTGTGGGATATGGTCAAGTCTGCAGAAAAAGACGAGACTGGTAATTATCCTGCTACCGGAATTCAAAATATCAAGGTTCTTGAGAAAGTCAAAATGAACCAAAACTAATGTATTTGAGGGGTGCATTAGGAAGCATTCAAATTACACTGATCAATTATCATATTTAAAAAACAACTAAATCTTAAAGAGGTAATTTATTTGAAAATTATTGGAGGACCAGCATCCCAGGCTCTTTCATCAAGGGTTGCGAGAGAACTTAACATTGAGCCTACTGTTTGTGACTTCACAAGGTTCCCTGACGGTGAACTGTATTCACGCATACTTGATGAGGACGTGGATGAAGTTACTATTATCCAGAGTACAACAACGGATTCTGATCTTGTTGCATTATTACAGCTTATTGACGCCTGCGAGGATTCACCTGTCATCAATGTGGTTATCCCATACATGGGATATGCCAGACAGGATAAAAAGTTCAAAACCGGTGAACCAATAACTGCAAGGGCTATTGCAAGGACAATTAATGCAGACAGGATTTTTACAGTAAATATACATGAGGCAAGTGTTCTGAATTATTTTAATGCTGATGCATTTGACCTTGATGCTTCACGCCTGCTGGGTTATCATATAAGATCACTGAACCTGTGCAATCCTCTCATTGTCTCACCTGATAAGGGCGCAATTAATCTTGCAGAGAACACAGCAGCCGATGTAGGACTGGAATATGATTATCTTGAAAAGACAAGGCATTCCGGTGATTCAGTTACTATCAAAGCAAAAAATGTCGATGTGATGGACAGGGATATCATAATTATTGATGACATGATCGCAACCGGTGGAACCATGGCAGAATCTATCAAACTGCTGAAATCCCAGGGAGCAAAAGATGTCTATCTTGCATGTGTACACCCGGTTCTTGCAAGAAATGCGGTGCTTCGCCTGTACAATGCAGGGGTAAAAGATATTATAGCTACCGACACAATAGAAAAGGTACAGAGTTGTGTCAGTGTGGCACCCCTTATAGCCAATGCTTTAAGAAGTATCTGAACATTAATATATTGAGGTATTATAATGACGTTGCCCGATGTTTGTCCCAAAGACGGAGTTTCCCAGTGTAAGAAAAAAGCCTGCCATCTTTACGTAGTAGAGTGGCGTACAGGGGACGAGCAGTGCGTTATCGGGTACAGTTCAACTCACAAAGAGTTTTCAAGATCAACTCCAATGGAAGATACTTATGCCGAAAGTACGCGCATGAGGCTCCAAAAGAAAGCTCCGGAAGAAAGAAAAGCCTGGCCTGAATCGGGACAAAGTGCTGAAAAGCGTCAACATCTTCAGCGCCAGTCAGTTCCTGAAGAAGCTCTTACAGAGATTGCCGGGCTTCCACCAAAAGAACCGATGTCTCCTGTGGGCCGCGAGGAAGTTGTGGTAAATAATAAGGACACAACGGTCTTTGAGGCTCGCAAAGAAAGACCAGAGGAAGAAAACAAAAGCAAAAAATCTCTGGATAAATTAATGGACGATCTTCCGGAAGATTACGAAGAAAAGTTCTGGGACTAACTCTTCTTAAATGTCATGACGTCTGGAATACTCTGCAGGGTATATGGCCTGCTTCTGGATGAACTGGGACCTCAATACTGGTGGCCTGCTGATACGGCTTTTGAAGTTGTTATTGGGGCTATGCTTACGCAGCAGACAAAATGGACTAATGTGGAAAAAGCCATAGAAGGCCTGAAGGAACATAGTCTTCTGGAAATAGTGCCTCTTGCTGAAGCTGATACCGGGCTTATTGAGGAACTTGTCAGATGTTGCGGTTTCTACCGGCAAAAAGCTTCCCGTTTAAAGGGAATTGCAGTTTTTTTTGCAGAAAATGGTATGGAAAATGTATTTTCCCTGCCTGTGGTGGAACTCAGGAAAACCATGCTGTCTTTGAAAGGAGTTGGCAATGAAACTGCTGACAGCATCGTGCTCTATGCTGCCAACAAGCCCAAGTTTGTAATAGATGCATACACCACACGCATGATGAAATGTATTGGAATTGAAGGTAACTACATGCAGCTGCAGCAAAGGTTTGAAGAAGAACTTCCAAAAGACGTAGATACCTATAAGGAATACCACGCTCTCATAGTTGAATATTCAAAAGCCTATTGTGGCAGAAAAAGATGTAATGAATGTATTCTGAAGGATTTGAATGAGAATGGATATTGAGACTTATAACAAGATATACGAAAACCTGGAAAGCGTAGATGATGTGAAGAAATTATCGCAGCAGTTCTCACAGCCTATAGGTACTATCCATTCCATATTGAATCAGAAAACCGTCACAAAGGTAAAGAGAAATTTTTCCCGGGTAAAAAGTAAGTCTCCAAGGCACCTGAGGCAATGGAAAAAAGGAAAAAGCATCATTGAGATTGCAAAAAAGAATGATATTCCTGCAACTCTTATTGTTTCCATGCTGCTCAAGGAAATGGGTATTCCTAAGAAAGGTTTTATCAGAAATCTTGATGAACAGCCCGAAGGACGTCTTAAAAGAGAAGTAATTGCAGCTATGGAATCAGATTTTTTCTTCTCCCCGAAAGCTCATGAGTTACATGCTGAAAAAGGTGACATGGGGGAATCCATTCTTGCTGAGTGGCTTGCTGAGCACGAAATAACATACAGGTCAGAGAATGACCTGAGGGATGAAGGTTTTTCAAAAACTCCTGACTTTTTGCTGGATTCGGAGATTGTAATCGATGGTATCGACATTTTCTGGATAGAAAGCAAAGCTCTTTTCGGTGATGAGAAAGAGCATGAATATTACATTAAAAAACAGTTCAGGGAGTATGAAGAGAATTACGGTACCGGTATGATCGTTTACTGGTACGGTTATATAGATACTCTCAGTTACAATGGAAACCTGATAAAAGATTACAGGTTCTTCGATAAGGATCGTGATACGATAGAAGAACTCCTGAACTTCAAGACTTACTGGTAACGCACTGGTGCCAGTTCCAGATTATTTATTATCTTGTAGTTTTTCCAGTTCTGACATGACTTTTTTTGTATATACCTGATACACACCTTCATCATCATATACGACAACTTCCTTGTTGATGGTGGCATGATTTGCATGGACTACCAGAAATGGCCAGAGTTCGTTGCTCTCCGGGTCCCGCTGGTTTTTCATATTGAAAATATCCTCAGAGGTGCTTAATGAAATCCTGTGCATATTTTCGGTTATACGGGTCATATTAAACTGAACAGTAAATTTTTATTAATACCTTTCGTGTTGCAATTATATGAGGTGGGAATCTGTCCGCAAACGGACAAAAAACTCTTATAAGATCCCTTTCAGGAATTTTGTCTTAAGCAAAGATTATAATAGTAACAATCATCTAAGGTTACTGACTCCGGAGCATCCGGACATTACTATATTCTCATCATAAATCGGTGAAATCATGGCAGATATTACACATTGGGCAGATGTCATCGCAGACGAGGTGCTGGCAAAAGGCAAGAAGCACCTTGTTGCAACAGGTATCACACCCTCAGGTCACATTCATATTGGTAACATGCGCGAGGTCGTAACTGCAGATGTAGCATTCAGGGCTCTTGAAGATAAAGATGCTGATGTCGAGTTCATCTACATTGCAGACACATACGACCCATTAAGAAAGGTCTATCCTTTCCTGGACGAAAGTTATGCGCCCCACGTTGGCAAACCACTTTCTGAAATTCCATGCCCATGCGGCAAACACAAGAATTATTCCGAACACTTCCTTGAGCCTTTCCTCACAGCCCTTGAACACCTGGGAATACACCCAAAGGTCTACAGGGCAGATGAGCTCTACAAAGAAGGTGTCTACGTAGAAGCTATCAAGCAGGCTCTTGTGAAAAAGGATGAGATCGCAGAAATCCTGCAGAAGAAATCTGGCAAGACTCCGGTAGATACATGGAACCCGTTCAATCCTATATGCAATGACTGTGGAAAGGTAAACACCACCAC from Methanolobus tindarius DSM 2278 harbors:
- a CDS encoding DHH family phosphoesterase; its protein translation is MNNVAKEINATDKTKIKPTYLILGSGSFGFALAKELRELDKELIIVDKDSQKVETLREEAYEALVGDVSDPNLFEMINTKNLAGILILSSDPKANKIALKNVREKVSPDIYCVVRAPDVINMQEMETIGADLVIMPPRMVAKSLSRSLERAEAMRRGNKLTQWFETNKGKKLGIVVHDNPDPDAISSALALKTIASSFNVLADIIYHGEIGHQENKAFVNLLGIDLFRSEDVGFTNYENLALVDCSMPGANNSLPLDTHVNIIIDHHPLPDADIDADFIDIRPHVGASATILTKYLQELNIDIDSELATALLYGIRTDTLDFKRNTDSSDLSAASYLYPLSDHDILEQLERPSMSIETLDVLGEAINSRQVIGSYLLSNVGSIRNRDTLPQAADYLLNLEGISTSIVFGVTEEKIYISGRSNDIRVNLGDVMKRAFGEDAGGGHATAAAAQIPLGVFSASKDRQTLLRLVNEAVVKRFLAAVGVEENDE
- a CDS encoding bifunctional ADP-dependent NAD(P)H-hydrate dehydratase/NAD(P)H-hydrate epimerase; amino-acid sequence: MFSITSSKMRSIDANCAYLGLSPVQLMENAGAAIAREIMSKIRYGKVLFVAGRGNNGGDTFVAARHLAMNRNYEVKLILLGHSSRIRTEESKQNFSLLRYSGLTELIEIADSKELEKYPGWKNNDIIVDGILGSGIKGAPREPESTAIDLINSSNSYIISVDSPSGYGMDGAEVVKSVIADLTITFHRMKTGLELPDSEKYTGLVKVVPIGVCKDAEEYVGMGDLISLSRRNSEAHKGNSGRVLVIGGGAYYGAPALAAMAALRTGADIVTVAVPENVADTVASFSPNLIVIPLEGDRLNPSNIPVLETLLETHDVAVIGPGLGRDSATLETVEQLLPICRKAVVDADALFGLKLPVKSEGKFILTPHSAEFSCLSGSSVPKELDSKKAVVGSFASDKAVTVILKGKIDVISDGSVTRLNRTGNAGMAVGGTGDVLTGIIGALFAVNDAIDAALCAVFISGAAGDLAFQEKGNGLLATDIIDRITDVISGVL
- the moaC gene encoding cyclic pyranopterin monophosphate synthase MoaC, which translates into the protein MEATFTHIENDRAVMVDISKKDIIVRKAIASGEIVLNDATIEKIRSGSVEKGNVFSTARVASILAVKKTPELIPMCHQIPITKVDVDFSIHGNIVRATVEVRSVGKTGVEMEALTGVSVALLTVWDMVKSAEKDETGNYPATGIQNIKVLEKVKMNQN
- a CDS encoding ribose-phosphate diphosphokinase; amino-acid sequence: MKIIGGPASQALSSRVARELNIEPTVCDFTRFPDGELYSRILDEDVDEVTIIQSTTTDSDLVALLQLIDACEDSPVINVVIPYMGYARQDKKFKTGEPITARAIARTINADRIFTVNIHEASVLNYFNADAFDLDASRLLGYHIRSLNLCNPLIVSPDKGAINLAENTAADVGLEYDYLEKTRHSGDSVTIKAKNVDVMDRDIIIIDDMIATGGTMAESIKLLKSQGAKDVYLACVHPVLARNAVLRLYNAGVKDIIATDTIEKVQSCVSVAPLIANALRSI
- a CDS encoding endonuclease III domain-containing protein — encoded protein: MTSGILCRVYGLLLDELGPQYWWPADTAFEVVIGAMLTQQTKWTNVEKAIEGLKEHSLLEIVPLAEADTGLIEELVRCCGFYRQKASRLKGIAVFFAENGMENVFSLPVVELRKTMLSLKGVGNETADSIVLYAANKPKFVIDAYTTRMMKCIGIEGNYMQLQQRFEEELPKDVDTYKEYHALIVEYSKAYCGRKRCNECILKDLNENGY
- a CDS encoding C15orf41 family protein; its protein translation is MRMDIETYNKIYENLESVDDVKKLSQQFSQPIGTIHSILNQKTVTKVKRNFSRVKSKSPRHLRQWKKGKSIIEIAKKNDIPATLIVSMLLKEMGIPKKGFIRNLDEQPEGRLKREVIAAMESDFFFSPKAHELHAEKGDMGESILAEWLAEHEITYRSENDLRDEGFSKTPDFLLDSEIVIDGIDIFWIESKALFGDEKEHEYYIKKQFREYEENYGTGMIVYWYGYIDTLSYNGNLIKDYRFFDKDRDTIEELLNFKTYW